TCGTGATTTTAGGAATTCTAGGCAGCTTTGTTGTCCCCAACATAATGGGCAGCCAAGAAAGAGCTAATTTGCAAAAAGCCGTGTCTGATATTAACGCACTTGAAGCATCTTTAAAGATGTACAAATTAGATAATTATAAATACCCAAGCACTGAGCAAGGCATTGAGTCGTTGGTCACAGCAACAGACATTGAGCCGTTACCTCGCCGCTTTCCTGAAGAAGGATATATAACGCGCTTACCAAAAGATCCGTGGGGCAATGATTATCAACTATTGAATCCGGGTGAAAATGGCAAAATCGATGTTTTCACTATGGGCCCAGATGGCGAAGCAAGTACCGATGATGATATTGGTAATTGGAATTTAGCAGACTACCAGTAAGTAAGCCGTTATCATACGAAGGCTAACGAAAATGTTGGCCTTTTTTCTTTCACTTAAGTGGTTTGCCAATATGTTCCGTCACTCGTCAGCTAAGAAAAAGCCATCACAACAAGGTTTTACCTTGATTGAGATCATGCTGGTGCTGGTCTTAATTGGAGTGATGGTTTCACTAGTACAGTTTACTTTTCAAGGAAATAAATTAGAGCAAGACTTAAAAAAAGTAAGTAAACAATTTATAGGTTCGTTTACCATCGCGGCTGAATATGCCTTACTCAATAACCTAGAGTTAGGTGTCTTAGTTGAAGAAGATCATTATCAATTTTTAGGATTTGATGGTGAAAACTGGCAAGCTATTTCAGACAGTGATTACTTGAAAGATTACCGATTGCCAGAGCATCTTAAAATGGCGGTCAACCTGGAAGGCTTGGAGGTAGACGAGCAAGCGTTATTCGATATCGAAACCTTTGTTAAAGACGATGAAGGGTTATTTAATAATGGTGAGAGCTTTAAAGACAGTGATGAAGAAAAGAAACTGATCCCACAAATATATATTTTATCTGGTGGCGAAATTACGCCATTTGAGTTGAACTTTATGCCAGCCGATGAGCTCGATGATGACTCGGATATTATGTATCAAGTCATTGGTCAATATAGTTTACCTTTGCAGCTACTAGGGCCAGAGTCTTAGTGAATTGTAATCTATCTGCTCGGGCAACGTCTAAAGGCTTATGCAATCATAAAAAATCAAGCCCTGTATTTGGCTTTACCTTAATTGAGGTGATGCTGGCGATGGCCATTTTTGCTATCGCTGGTGTGGCGTTATTGGGCTCAGCTAAAAATAGTCTATCGAATTTTGGCCAATTGGAACAAAAAACGGTGGCTCAATGGGTAGCGTCTAATCAACTAGTAGCCGCCTCATTAGTCTCAGAATGGCCCCCTAAAAACAACCTCAAAGGAAAAGTAGAAATGTCGGGCGTGACGTGGTTTTGGCGTCAGAAAGTTGTACGTACTACCGACAAAAACATGCGTCAAATCACCATGGAAATTCGCATAAATGAAAAAGATGAACAACCCATCACCAGCTTAGTCACTTTTATTGCGAAGAGCGGAAAATAGTATGGTTCGCCAAGGCTTAGTTCATCACCGTCTAGGTTTTACGCTGATTGAGTTACTGGTTGCG
This window of the Thalassotalea atypica genome carries:
- the gspH gene encoding type II secretion system minor pseudopilin GspH, which encodes MLAFFLSLKWFANMFRHSSAKKKPSQQGFTLIEIMLVLVLIGVMVSLVQFTFQGNKLEQDLKKVSKQFIGSFTIAAEYALLNNLELGVLVEEDHYQFLGFDGENWQAISDSDYLKDYRLPEHLKMAVNLEGLEVDEQALFDIETFVKDDEGLFNNGESFKDSDEEKKLIPQIYILSGGEITPFELNFMPADELDDDSDIMYQVIGQYSLPLQLLGPES
- the gspG gene encoding type II secretion system major pseudopilin GspG produces the protein MTMYKAKHQGFTLIEIMVVIVILGILGSFVVPNIMGSQERANLQKAVSDINALEASLKMYKLDNYKYPSTEQGIESLVTATDIEPLPRRFPEEGYITRLPKDPWGNDYQLLNPGENGKIDVFTMGPDGEASTDDDIGNWNLADYQ
- the gspI gene encoding type II secretion system minor pseudopilin GspI; translation: MNCNLSARATSKGLCNHKKSSPVFGFTLIEVMLAMAIFAIAGVALLGSAKNSLSNFGQLEQKTVAQWVASNQLVAASLVSEWPPKNNLKGKVEMSGVTWFWRQKVVRTTDKNMRQITMEIRINEKDEQPITSLVTFIAKSGK